A window of Rhinolophus ferrumequinum isolate MPI-CBG mRhiFer1 chromosome X, mRhiFer1_v1.p, whole genome shotgun sequence contains these coding sequences:
- the TLR8 gene encoding toll-like receptor 8: protein MTLQCLLVTCLFLLICDSCEFFAGADYPRDYPCHETRQNSSVIAECSGLDLREVPKGVSKYVTELDLSSNFITLITNESFRGLGNLTKINLNHNVVLPPYIENHYTNKNGLTITDGAFFDLQNLTELLLEDNQLNKIPANLPRSLKTLSLIQNNIVFITENNTSGLGNLETLYLGWNCYFGNACNQTFCLSNRTFKETTNLKVLSLSFNNLSQVPHNLPRSLTNLYLSNTNIHVIHRGDFKKLENLRVLDLSGNCPKCFNAPFPCTPCPGGASIVIDNLAFHDLSNLQILNLSSTSLRKIPATWFDKMHHLKELYLQFNNLAQEIMSGDFLAKLPVLEILDLSFNYIKGDYPANINISSKFINLKSLRELHLEGYVFQELRQKDLEPLANLSNLTTINLGVNFIKQIDFTFFRNHRNLKVVYLSLNRISPLVNGIRQYDANDSTGQSHIRKPRSANNKFDPLSNFYHSTNPLIKPQCTTYGKALDLSLNNIFFIGQKQFEAFQNEIACLNLSSNDNAQALNGTEFSAVSNVKYLDLSHNKLDFDSDLAFSELTKLEVLDLSYNAHYFQIAGVTHRLGFIKNLTKLNILNLSYNSIYTLTEYNLSSVSLQELVFSGNCLDQLWHAEDDRYNAIFKGLRNLTRLDLSYNKLQRIPDEAFVNLPQNLTELYINNNYLQFFNWSLLQQFVHLNLLDLSRNHLYFLTYSLSKFTPSLQTLLLSHNRIFHLPSGFLSEARNLVHLDLSYNKLQTINRSTLQTQNTTKLAVLQLHKNPFDCTCDLGDFRRWMDENLHVRIPRLAAITCDSPGNQRGKSIIKLELTTCVSDTIAATLCFFTSFITIVVILAALGHHWFYWDVWFIYQVCLAKVKGYRSLSTSQTFYDAYVSYDTKDASVTDWVINELRFHLEESEEKNVLLCLEERDWDPGLAVIDNLMQSINQSKKTIFVLTKKYARSWSFKTAFYLALQRLMDENMDVIVFILLEPVLQHSQYLRLRQRICKSSILQWPDNPKAEDLFWQSLKNVVLTENDSRYNNLYVDSIKQY, encoded by the coding sequence ATGACCCTTCAGTGTTTGCTTGTGACCTGCCTTTTCCTGCTAATTTGTGATTCCTGTGAGTTCTTCGCTGGAGCAGACTATCCTAGGGACTATCCTTGCCATGAGACAAGACAAAATTCCTCTGTTATTGCAGAGTGCAGTGGTCTTGACCTGCGTGAAGTTCCCAAAGGAGTGAGCAAATATGTGACAGAACTAGACCTGTCTAGTAATTTCATCACACTCATAACAAATGAATCATTTCGAGGGCTGGGAAATCTTACTAAAATAAATCTAAACCACAACGTCGTGCTACCACCCTACATTGAAAatcattatacaaataaaaacgGCCTGACTATTACAGATGGGGCCTTCTTTGACCTTCAAAACCTAACAGAGTTACTGCTTGAAGACAACCAGTTAAACAAAATACCTGCTAATTTGCCAAGGTCTTTGAAAACACTTAGTCTAATTCAAAACAACATagtttttataactgaaaacaaTACTTCTGGACTTGGGAATCTGGAAACTCTCTATTTGGGCTGGAACTGCTATTTTGGCAATGCTTGTAATCAAACTTTTTGTCTAAGCAACAGAACATTTAAAGAGACGACAAATTTGAAGGTGCTTTCACTATCTTTTAATAACCTTTCCCAAGTGCCACACAACCTGCCACGCTCCCTCACAAACTTGTATCTCAGCAACACCAATATCCATGTCATCCATCGAGGAGACTTCaagaaattggaaaatttaaGAGTACTAGATTTAAGCGGGAACTGTCCAAAGTGTTTCAACGCCCCATTTCCCTGTACACCTTGTCCAGGAGGCGCTTCAATTGTCATAGATAATCTTGCTTTTCATGACCTCTCCAATCTTCAAATCTTGAACCTCTCCAGCACTTCCCTCCGCAAGATTCCTGCAACCTGGTTTGACAAGATGCATCATCTGAAGGAGCTGTATCTTCAATTCAACAATTTAGCACAAGAAATAATGTCTGGGGACTTTTTAGCAAAGCTGCCCGTCTTAGAAATACTTGACTTATCTTTTAACTATATAAAGGGAGACTATccagcaaatattaatatttcttcaaaattcatTAACCTTAAGAGTCTCCGGGAATTGCACTTAGAAGGTTATGTGTTCCAGGAACTTAGGCAAAAAGATTTGGAGCCCTTGGCAAACCTCTCAAATTTAACGACTATCAACTTGGGTGTTAACTTTATTAAGCAAATTGATTTTACCTTTTTCCGAAACCATCGCAACCTGAAGGTCGTTTACTTGTCATTAAACAGAATATCACCCTTGGTAAATGGTATCAGGCAATATGATGCAAATGACTCCACTGGCCAAAGTCATATCCGTAAGCCACGTTCAGCAAATAATAAGTTTGACCCGCTTTCGAATTTTTATCATAGCACCAATCCTTTAATAAAGCCACAATGTACAACTTATGGCAAAGCCTTAGATTTAAGCTtgaacaatattttctttattgggCAAAAGCAATTTGaagcttttcaaaatgaaattgcCTGCTTAAATCTGTCTTCAAATGACAATGCTCAAGCATTAAATGGAACTGAATTTTCAGCTGTGTCTAATGTCAAATATTTGGATTTGTCACACAATAAACTAGACTTTGATAGTGATCTTGCTTTCAGTGAATTGACTAAATTAGAAGTTCTAGATCTCAGCTACAATGCACACTATTTTCAAATAGCAGGGGTAACGCACCGTCTAGGATTCATTAAAAACTTAACGAAGCTAAACATTTTAAACCTGAGCTACAACTCCATTTATACTTTAACAGAGTACAATCTGAGTAGCGTGTCCCTGCAAGAATTAGTTTTCAGTGGCAACTGCCTTGATCAATTGTGGCATGCTGAGGATGACAGGTACAACGCCATTTTTAAAGGTCTCAGGAACCTGACCCGGCTTGATTTATCCTATAATAAGCTGCAGCGTATCCCAGATGAAGCTTTTGTTAACTTGCCCCAGAATCTCACTGAactgtatataaataataattacttaCAGTTCTTTAACTGGTCATTACTTCAGCAGTTTGTTCATCTCAACTTGCTCGATTTAAGTAGAAACCATCTCTATTTTTTAACTTATAGCCTATCTAAATTCACACCTTCTCTTCAGACGCTGCTACTGAGTCACAATAGGATTTTCCACCTGCCTTCCGGCTTTCTTTCTGAAGCCAGAAATCTGGTACACCTCGATCTCAGTTACAACAAGCTACAGACAATCAACAGATCCACACTTCAAACTCAGAACACCACCAAGCTAGCTGTTTTGCAACTACATAAAAACCCTTTTGACTGTACTTGTGACCTGGGAGATTTTcgaagatggatggatgaaaatcTGCATGTCAGAATTCCTAGACTGGCAGCCATCACTTGTGACAGTCCTGGAAATCAAAGAGGGAAGAGTATTATAAAACTAGAGCTAACCACCTGTGTTTCAGACACCATTGCGGCCACATTATGTTTCTTCACGTCCTTCATCACCATCGTGGTTATATTGGCTGCCTTGGGTCACCATTGGTTTTACTGGGATGTTTGGTTTATCTATCAAGTGTGTTTAGCTAAGGTAAAAGGCTATAGGTCTCTTTCCACATCCCAAACTTTCTACGATGCTTATGTTTCTTATGACACCAAAGATGCCTCTGTTACGGACTGGGTGATAAATGAGCTACGCTTTCACCTAGAagagagtgaagaaaaaaatgtgctccTGTGTTTGGAGGAGAGGGATTGGGACCCGGGATTAGCCGTCATTGATAACCTCATGCAGAGCATCaaccaaagcaaaaaaacaatatttgttttAACCAAAAAATATGCAAGAAGCTGGAGCTTTAAAACCGCCTTCTACTTGGCCTTGCAGAGGCTAATGGATGAGAATATGGATGTGATTGTATTTATTCTGCTGGAGCCAGTGTTACAGCATTCTCAGTATCTGAGGCTGAGGCAGAGAATCTGCAAGAGCTCCATCCTCCAATGGCCTGACAACCCCAAGGCAGAAGATTTGTTTTGGCAAAGTCTGAAAAATGTGGTCTTAACTGAAAATGATTCACGGTATAACAATTTGTATGTTGATTCCATTAAGCAATACTAA